A part of Heliangelus exortis chromosome 3, bHelExo1.hap1, whole genome shotgun sequence genomic DNA contains:
- the CCDC28A gene encoding coiled-coil domain-containing protein 28A isoform X2 yields the protein MEERKIKRRSPKSSTSHPAQVAGSKKNSVPVSKSTAFSNPAPQPAVQKPKLKRVIKEKAKPPGGEAKGAQAAPIQHSFLTDVSDVQEMERGLLSLLNDFHSGKLQAFGNECSIEQMEHVRSMQEKLARLHLELYGELEELPEDKRKLASDSNLDRLLSDLEELNSSIQKLHLADAQDIPNSATG from the exons atggaagaaaggaaaatcaagagGAGGAGCCCCAAATCATCTACCAGTCACCCTGCTCAGGTTGCTGGCTCCAAGAAAAATTCGGTGCCCGTCAGTAAAAGTACAGCCTTTTCAAATCCTGCACCCCAGCCTGCAGTACAGAAACCAAAGTTAAAACG agtaataAAAGAGAAAGCCAAACCCCCAGGAGGGGAAGCAAAAGGGGCACAGGCAGCACCAATCCAGCATTCGTTTCTCACAGATGTATCAGATGTTCAAGAAATGGAACGGGGACTTCTAAGCCTCTTGAATGACTTCCACTCTGGCAAACTACAAGCATTTG GAAATGAATGTTCCATAGAACAGATGGAGCACGTGAGGAGCATGCAGGAGAAACTCGCTCGCCTCCATCTGGAGCTCTATGGGGAACTGGAAGAACTCCctgaagataaaagaaaacTAGCCAGTGACTCCAACCTGGATAGGCTGCTGTCAGAT CTAGAAGAACTGAATTCATCTAT CCAAAAACTACATTTAGCAGATGCTCAAGACATTCCAAATAGTGCCACGGGCTGA
- the CCDC28A gene encoding coiled-coil domain-containing protein 28A isoform X1 has product MEERKIKRRSPKSSTSHPAQVAGSKKNSVPVSKSTAFSNPAPQPAVQKPKLKRVIKEKAKPPGGEAKGAQAAPIQHSFLTDVSDVQEMERGLLSLLNDFHSGKLQAFGNECSIEQMEHVRSMQEKLARLHLELYGELEELPEDKRKLASDSNLDRLLSDLEELNSSISLLFLSSAQTSKQKNLQNEKSFKTSLP; this is encoded by the exons atggaagaaaggaaaatcaagagGAGGAGCCCCAAATCATCTACCAGTCACCCTGCTCAGGTTGCTGGCTCCAAGAAAAATTCGGTGCCCGTCAGTAAAAGTACAGCCTTTTCAAATCCTGCACCCCAGCCTGCAGTACAGAAACCAAAGTTAAAACG agtaataAAAGAGAAAGCCAAACCCCCAGGAGGGGAAGCAAAAGGGGCACAGGCAGCACCAATCCAGCATTCGTTTCTCACAGATGTATCAGATGTTCAAGAAATGGAACGGGGACTTCTAAGCCTCTTGAATGACTTCCACTCTGGCAAACTACAAGCATTTG GAAATGAATGTTCCATAGAACAGATGGAGCACGTGAGGAGCATGCAGGAGAAACTCGCTCGCCTCCATCTGGAGCTCTATGGGGAACTGGAAGAACTCCctgaagataaaagaaaacTAGCCAGTGACTCCAACCTGGATAGGCTGCTGTCAGAT CTAGAAGAACTGAATTCATCTAT TTCTCTATTGTTCTTGTCCTCTGctcaaacaagcaaacaaaaaaacctacag aatgAAAAGTCCTTCAAAACATCATTGCCATGA